A genomic stretch from Amia ocellicauda isolate fAmiCal2 chromosome 23, fAmiCal2.hap1, whole genome shotgun sequence includes:
- the LOC136718997 gene encoding collagen alpha-1(IX) chain produces MKTSTLKTLLVYPVILTFLGFTKCQELPSFDLLEGFRLSESSGVKTVEGSEPNALAYRVNPSIHLKKTMSEVYPDGLPSDYSVIATFKILKDTPKSAWNLWQVSDPDGKEQVGIRFLGISKSLDFFYATPHNTQMLRTFQNVEKLFDGSWHKLALSVKGDQVKLLIDCQEVNTIPIDEQRPVIRNGFTSIVKRAVGDYSASVDLQQMEVSCDPDQAYSEGCCELSSVCGGHAEIGLTGNPSQCRCAHGQPGVQGAPGPKGHTGFRGHPGEPGRVGNLGVRGDTGGYGLIGETGPEGIAGIKGEKGMRGLHGQAGDRGPKGFKGLKGALGFKGVMGGPGVRGETGEQGEVGDPGETGHEGIPGYQGVKGDEGYSGADGPPGPEGRQGIVGDPGDRGAPGLKGKPGIQGQQGKKGGLGIKGIVGDPGLPGRDGDSGVEAYQGPQGFEGRGGQTGHKGEKGAQGPTGNQGPHGMTGPQGYKGSAAKPGRPGFIGPPGATGHMGLPGKKGSKGDTGIQGIQGVKGEQAQKGVKGPKGEVGDKGPLGPQGVRGKRGPGGEPGPSGPVGTKGVRGDGGLVGFQGPPGPPGPTFPAERVIEVCRRVVLEQMSTYANSVKRKCASVCPLYGDVPMGAPGPPGLNGPAGPPGEPGINGVDGEVGQPGFYGEAGDLGKTGAPGDPGEPGDKGAKGYGLPGFVGDQGPRGKRGRTGTVFDGQPGQQGPQGHTGRPGLRGYPGLRGAPGICMTSGCDLHNDTSNEVETGSQRVGSRRT; encoded by the exons ATGAAAACTTCCACATTGAAAACATTGCTGGTTTACCCAGTAATTCTCACTTTTCTTGGATTCACCAAATGTCAGGAATTACCGA GTTTCGACCTTCTCGAAGGTTTCCGGTTGTCAGAGTCATCCGGAGTGAAAACCGTGGAGGGATCTGAGCCCAATGCATTAGCTTACCGTGTCAACCCTTCAATTCATTTGAAAAAAACTATGAG TGAGGTGTATCCAGATGGCTTGCCTTCAGACTACTCCGTCATCGCCACATTTAAGATACTGAAGGACACTCCAAAAAGCGCCTGGAATTTATGGCAAGTCAGTGACCCAGATGGGAAAGAACAAGTTGGCATTCGCTTCCTGGGCATCTCCAAATCCTTGGACTTCTTCTATGCCACGCCTCACAACACACAAATGCTGAGAACTTTCCAGAATGTGGAGAAACTCTTTGATGGGTCCTGGCACAAGCTGGCGCTCAGTGTGAAAGGTGACCAAGTGAAACTTCTCATTGATTGCCAAGAGGTCAACACCATTCCCATTGACGAGCAGCGACCAGTGATTAGAAATGGCTTCACTTCCATTGTCAAAAGAGCGGTTGGTGACTATTCTGCTTCT GTGGATCTGCAACAGATGGAAGTCTCCTGTGATCCAGACCAGGCCTATTCTGAAGGATGCTGTGAGCTTTCGAGTGTT TGTGGTGGCCACGCAGAGATTGGTCTTACTGGGAACCCATCCCAGTGTCGGTGTGCTCATGGACAACCAGGTGTGCAGGGAGCCCCAGGACCCAAG GGTCACACGGGCTTCCGAGGACACCCCGGAGAACCCGGAAGAGTGGGAAATCTG GGCGTCCGAGGAGACACTGGTGGCTATGGATTAATTGGGGAGACTGGTCCTGAA GGAATTGCTGGAATAAAAGGAGAAAAGGGAATGAGAGGACTTCATGGCCAAGCG GGTGACCGTGGTCCAAAAGGCTTTAAAGGATTAAAAGGTGCTCTTGGATTTAAG GGGGTGATGGGTGGACCTGGAGTGAGAGGAGAGACCGGGGAGCAGGGTGAAGTG GGGGATCCTGGTGAAACAGGACATGAAGGAATCCCAGGATATCAAGGAGTGAAG GGAGACGAGGGATATTCGGGAGCAGACGGACCCCCAGGGCCGGAAGGACGCCAG gGTATCGTTGGAGATCCCGGTGACCGGGGAGCTCCAGGATTGaaagggaagcct GGTATTCAAGGACAACAGGGAAAAAAGGGTGGTCTTGGAATTAAG GGGATTGTTGGAGATCCTGGTTTGCCAGGCAGAGATGGAGACTCTGGGGTGGAG GCCTATCAAGGACCTCAGGGTTTCGAAGGGAGAGGTGGCCAAACAGGGCACAAG GGAGAGAAGGGAGCGCAGGGACCCACAGGAAATCAAGGGCCACATGGAATGACT GGTCCGCAAGGCTATAAGGGCTCTGCAGCAAAACCGGGACGACCTGGATTTATTGGGCCACCTGGAGCAACT GGTCACATGGGATTACCAGGGAAAAAAGGATCCAAG GGTGACACAGGTATTCAGGGAATCCAAGGAGTTAAAGGTGAACAG GCGCAAAAAGGAGTCAAAGGACCTAAAGGCGAG GTTGGAGACAAAGGCCCACTAGGCCCTCAGGGGGTCCGGGGGAAAAGAGGCCCAGGTGGGGAACCCGGGCCTTCAGGGCCTGTGGGGACCAAAGGTGTGCGTGGAGACGGGGGCCTGGTTGGATTTCAAGGGCCACCTGGACCTCCA GGACCAACCTTCCCAGCAGAGCGTGTGATCGAGGTCTGCAGGAGAGTGGTGCTCGAACAGATGTCAACATATGCCAACTCGGTGAAAAGGAaatgtgccagtgtgtgtcCGCTGTATGGAGATGTACCAATGGGAGCGCCTGGTCCACCAGGTTTGAATGGACCGGCTGGGCCACCT GGTGAACCAGGAATTAATGGAGTTGATGGTGAAGTTGGGCAGCCGGGTTTCTACGGAGAGGCTGGTGATTTGGGCAAAACAGGAGCACCAG GCGACCCAGGCGAACCCGGGGACAAGGGAGCTAAAGGCTATGGGCTGCCAGGCTTCGTTGGAGATCAAGGACCTAGAG GCAAGCGTGGAAGGACTGGGACTGTTTTCGATGGCCAGCCGGGTCAACAAGGACCCCAGGGACACACAGGCCGGCCTGGATTGAGAGGCTACCCTGGGCTGCGTGGAGCCCCAGGAATCTGCATGACATCAGGGTGTGATCTGCATAACGACACCAGTAATGAAGTAGAGACGGGATCTCAGAGAGTCGGTTCAAGGCGAACTTAG